A single genomic interval of Granulicella tundricola MP5ACTX9 harbors:
- a CDS encoding biotin--[acetyl-CoA-carboxylase] ligase gives MPLSPETKATILGPLTHLATTTSTNQLALEAAQQGTRSGVWLADEQTAGRGRGGHTWHSAPGDGLYVSILATPRIPLAQAIHIPLATGLAAQSAIQEITGLTADIRWPNDLLLGTKKCGGILVESTSESGPDPLLRYAVIGVGINLNHAAFPPDLAKLATSLRIESDRPVDRDQLLEAFLTHLHRELDTLTTSNLLTRFAQSSTWVTGKRVHVDESGGYTGLTCGLNPQGFLQVRTPEGDIRTVLSGGVRPA, from the coding sequence ATGCCTCTTAGCCCCGAAACGAAAGCCACAATCCTCGGCCCGCTCACTCATCTAGCCACCACCACCAGCACCAACCAGCTAGCCCTCGAAGCCGCCCAGCAAGGCACCCGCTCCGGAGTCTGGCTCGCAGACGAACAAACAGCAGGCCGGGGCCGAGGCGGCCACACCTGGCACTCCGCCCCCGGCGACGGTCTCTACGTCAGCATCCTAGCCACCCCCCGCATCCCCCTCGCCCAGGCCATCCACATCCCGTTAGCCACCGGCCTAGCCGCACAATCCGCCATCCAGGAGATCACCGGCCTCACCGCCGACATCCGCTGGCCCAACGACCTGTTGCTAGGCACCAAAAAATGCGGAGGAATCCTCGTAGAATCCACCTCAGAATCAGGCCCTGACCCACTCCTCCGCTACGCCGTCATCGGAGTAGGCATCAACCTCAACCACGCCGCCTTCCCGCCCGATCTAGCCAAACTAGCCACCTCGCTCCGCATAGAGTCAGACCGCCCAGTGGACCGCGATCAGCTCCTGGAAGCCTTCCTCACCCATCTCCATCGCGAGCTCGACACCCTCACCACCTCCAACCTCCTCACCCGCTTCGCCCAGTCCTCCACCTGGGTCACCGGCAAGCGAGTCCACGTAGACGAGTCCGGCGGATATACTGGCCTGACGTGCGGACTCAACCCCCAGGGCTTCCTCCAGGTCCGCACCCCGGAAGGCGACATCCGCACCGTCCTCTCCGGCGGCGTACGCCCAGCCTGA
- a CDS encoding class I SAM-dependent methyltransferase translates to MNVLKDREEAVRSPVVDRTLFQKTLAECIQAAGIDPGCHELIVGGSYEDAEMLRGVGFRRMTLSNVDAVAASGPPRMEGVELDTVYADVEKMPLADGSYDLVLAHAVLHHCRSPHAALLEMLRVSRRNVIFLEPNDSLLMRALVRFRLSFPYELPAVVACGFESGGVRNTCIPNYIYRWDRRDMQKATASFLAESDFALYARSYWDFNVDRAELARRNQTRIGSFTKVLGPGLFLAGLHGFQAVANRLPWVSGQGNKFFGCITKQDRLKPWLVRQGDGIAFKRDYGQRG, encoded by the coding sequence ATGAACGTCCTGAAGGATCGTGAAGAGGCTGTGCGAAGCCCTGTTGTGGATCGGACCCTCTTCCAGAAGACACTGGCCGAGTGTATCCAGGCAGCCGGCATCGATCCAGGTTGCCATGAGTTGATCGTCGGCGGCAGCTATGAGGATGCCGAGATGCTGCGTGGCGTCGGGTTTCGGCGGATGACTCTCTCCAATGTCGATGCGGTCGCTGCCTCCGGCCCACCCCGCATGGAGGGAGTCGAACTGGATACGGTCTATGCGGATGTAGAGAAGATGCCGCTGGCCGATGGAAGCTACGACCTGGTCCTGGCGCACGCGGTGCTGCACCACTGCCGCTCGCCCCATGCGGCCTTGCTGGAGATGCTGCGCGTCAGCCGCCGGAACGTGATCTTCCTTGAGCCGAACGACTCGCTGCTGATGCGCGCGTTGGTGCGGTTTCGTCTTTCCTTTCCCTATGAACTGCCGGCCGTGGTGGCATGCGGCTTTGAGTCGGGCGGTGTTCGCAATACCTGCATCCCGAACTACATCTATCGCTGGGATCGGCGAGATATGCAGAAGGCCACGGCTTCGTTCCTGGCGGAGTCGGACTTCGCTCTTTATGCGCGCTCGTACTGGGACTTCAATGTCGATCGCGCAGAGCTTGCCCGGCGAAATCAGACGAGGATCGGAAGCTTCACGAAGGTGTTGGGACCTGGGCTTTTTCTCGCCGGCCTGCACGGGTTTCAGGCCGTGGCGAACCGTCTGCCGTGGGTAAGCGGGCAGGGCAACAAGTTCTTTGGGTGCATCACCAAACAGGACAGGCTGAAACCCTGGCTCGTGCGGCAGGGGGATGGCATCGCTTTCAAGCGGGATTACGGGCAGCGAGGGTAG
- a CDS encoding M56 family metallopeptidase yields the protein MMMSVARHLLESTLFASFMLLLVVLLRRQAASLRHMLLLAAVLKFAVPLEGLQMFGTLLRRRLPQRIEPFQIQLPILDIQRRHSLAQPLQDSTLLHVALAFWVVGTVVLLAIWIMALNKVGKTSLNTAPDHIQALRQASRRLRVTRTVEIRTSTEARDPYLMGLFRPVLVIPESLPETLSAAEYEAILLHELAHAKRWDNLTRSSVHVLVCVFWFYPLLRWLERRIEGEAELACDELVLNAGVTATDYLQGICKVCQQFLLRPLAGRSHVNSFNLRNRMELIMSFSSPKRGVPFSSAFAVLPFSSLRLPQLQPALHLHPMTLRRPVLLQLRIAA from the coding sequence ATGATGATGTCTGTCGCTCGACACTTACTGGAGTCGACGTTGTTTGCAAGCTTCATGCTGCTGTTAGTGGTGCTGTTGCGTAGGCAGGCCGCAAGTCTCCGGCATATGCTTTTGCTCGCTGCGGTGTTGAAATTTGCGGTTCCACTTGAAGGTCTGCAGATGTTTGGAACTTTATTGCGGCGCCGGCTTCCTCAGCGGATTGAACCTTTTCAGATCCAGCTCCCCATCCTCGACATACAGCGTAGACATAGTCTTGCGCAGCCGCTTCAAGATTCAACGCTTTTGCATGTGGCATTGGCATTTTGGGTGGTAGGAACCGTCGTTCTGTTGGCTATTTGGATCATGGCTCTCAACAAGGTAGGGAAGACCTCTCTCAATACGGCTCCTGACCACATACAAGCACTTCGGCAGGCGTCACGAAGATTACGGGTGACAAGAACAGTAGAGATTCGCACCTCGACCGAAGCGCGCGACCCCTACCTGATGGGTCTTTTTCGACCAGTTCTAGTCATACCCGAAAGCTTACCTGAGACGTTGTCAGCCGCTGAATACGAAGCGATTCTTTTGCATGAGTTGGCACACGCAAAACGCTGGGACAACCTGACGCGCTCGTCGGTACACGTCTTGGTTTGTGTCTTCTGGTTTTATCCTCTCCTGCGATGGCTGGAGCGCCGGATCGAGGGTGAAGCGGAGCTCGCCTGTGACGAGTTGGTTCTAAATGCAGGCGTAACAGCAACGGATTATCTGCAGGGTATTTGCAAGGTCTGTCAGCAGTTCCTCTTGCGGCCGCTCGCTGGTCGCAGCCACGTCAACAGTTTCAACCTGCGCAATCGAATGGAGCTGATTATGTCTTTTTCATCCCCAAAAAGGGGGGTGCCGTTCTCCTCCGCTTTTGCCGTCTTACCCTTCTCGTCATTGCGCTTGCCGCAACTGCAACCGGCTTTGCATCTTCATCCAATGACGCTTCGCAGACCGGTCCTGCTGCAGCTTCGAATAGCTGCGTAA
- a CDS encoding BlaI/MecI/CopY family transcriptional regulator, translating to MDKRIAKSELQLLEQMWKLGPSSVREIHESLSEENRLAYTTVQTMLVRLEEKNAVRRVKKIGNALIFEAVFTREAVHRRLIRDLLDLFGGSAKPVISHLVESGDLSLADIRAIEKQLKRPTA from the coding sequence ATGGACAAGCGCATAGCAAAATCGGAGTTGCAGCTGCTGGAACAGATGTGGAAGCTGGGCCCTTCATCGGTCCGCGAAATTCACGAAAGCCTGTCGGAAGAAAACAGGCTGGCTTACACAACGGTGCAGACCATGCTCGTTCGTCTGGAGGAGAAAAATGCTGTTCGCCGAGTAAAGAAGATCGGAAATGCGCTAATTTTTGAAGCCGTTTTTACGCGCGAAGCCGTGCATCGCCGACTCATCCGAGACTTGCTAGATCTTTTTGGAGGATCCGCAAAGCCCGTGATCTCTCACCTGGTTGAAAGCGGCGATCTGAGCCTTGCGGATATTCGAGCTATAGAAAAGCAGCTTAAGAGGCCAACCGCATGA
- a CDS encoding GatB/YqeY domain-containing protein, whose product MSELMISERIGKDIIVAMKAREEHRLTTLRMVKSAMKNKEIDKREPLTEAEEQQILTTLIKQRKESIESFTKGDRPELAAREAVEIGMIEGYLPQEASEEEVRTTIMGALEHLAADNDGIRPGPKDMGTAMKVIRQRLLASGIRADGKIVSEILKAELNKG is encoded by the coding sequence ATGAGCGAGTTGATGATTTCAGAACGGATTGGCAAGGACATTATCGTGGCGATGAAGGCCAGGGAAGAACACCGGCTGACCACGCTGCGGATGGTGAAGTCTGCAATGAAGAACAAGGAGATCGACAAGCGGGAGCCGCTGACCGAGGCTGAAGAGCAGCAGATCCTGACCACGCTGATCAAGCAGCGCAAGGAGTCGATCGAGAGCTTTACCAAGGGCGACCGGCCAGAGCTGGCGGCCAGGGAAGCAGTCGAGATCGGGATGATCGAGGGCTACCTCCCGCAGGAGGCAAGCGAGGAGGAGGTTCGGACGACCATCATGGGCGCGCTCGAGCACCTGGCCGCCGATAACGACGGCATCAGGCCCGGCCCAAAGGATATGGGGACCGCGATGAAGGTGATTCGGCAGCGTCTGCTGGCGAGCGGAATCAGGGCCGACGGGAAGATCGTCAGCGAGATCCTGAAGGCGGAACTGAACAAGGGCTGA
- the nadC gene encoding carboxylating nicotinate-nucleotide diphosphorylase has protein sequence MDWKSKRIRTILEGALIEDKAAFDVTTALTINPRLRATGTIIAKEPCVVAGLGAIPVFLELFTALAEKAGHRPLGRFEVIHHPEIFDGVRVKKGATIAVIRYNASALLSTERVILNLMQRMSGIATLTQEFVKAVAGTKTKVLDTRKTIPGLRALDKYAVCCGGGVNHRLDLQDGILIKNNHISLGGGLPAALAAALKNRPHNQPVQVEVRSQQELDEAIAGGPDSILLDNMTPAATKKAVKQIRAALPNLPIESSGNMSLATVRDYAMAGVDFVSVGALTHSAVAVDLSMKIAADAS, from the coding sequence ATGGATTGGAAGAGCAAACGCATCAGGACGATCCTCGAAGGCGCCCTGATTGAAGACAAGGCCGCCTTCGACGTGACCACGGCCCTCACCATCAACCCCAGGCTCCGCGCCACCGGCACCATCATCGCCAAGGAGCCCTGCGTCGTAGCCGGCCTCGGTGCCATCCCGGTTTTCCTGGAGCTCTTCACCGCCCTCGCCGAGAAGGCCGGCCACCGCCCCCTCGGCCGCTTTGAAGTCATCCACCACCCCGAGATCTTCGACGGCGTCCGCGTCAAAAAAGGCGCCACCATCGCCGTCATCCGCTACAACGCCTCCGCCCTTCTCTCCACCGAGCGCGTCATCCTCAACCTCATGCAGCGCATGAGCGGCATCGCCACCCTCACCCAGGAGTTCGTCAAAGCCGTCGCCGGCACCAAAACCAAGGTCCTCGACACCCGCAAGACCATCCCCGGCCTCCGAGCCCTGGATAAATATGCAGTCTGCTGCGGAGGAGGAGTCAACCACCGCCTCGACCTCCAGGACGGCATCCTCATCAAGAACAACCACATCTCCCTCGGCGGAGGCCTCCCCGCAGCGCTTGCTGCCGCCCTCAAGAACCGCCCCCACAACCAGCCCGTCCAGGTGGAAGTCCGCTCCCAGCAGGAGCTCGACGAAGCCATCGCCGGCGGCCCTGATTCCATCCTCCTCGACAACATGACCCCCGCCGCCACCAAAAAGGCAGTCAAGCAGATCCGAGCCGCCCTCCCCAACCTGCCCATCGAATCCTCCGGCAACATGAGCCTCGCAACAGTCCGGGATTACGCGATGGCCGGAGTAGACTTCGTCTCCGTAGGGGCCCTCACCCACTCCGCCGTAGCCGTAGACCTCAGCATGAAGATCGCCGCCGATGCCTCTTAG
- a CDS encoding ribonuclease HI family protein — protein MPLFPSDLPETIFAHCDGGSRGNPGPSGYGAVITDTGGQKIAELSEFLGIRTNNYAEYSGLLAVLAYAVENKRLSLKVVSDSELMVKQIQGKYKVNSPDLKPLWQEARDRIAKLKSFEISHALRHKNKDADALANQAMDRGMKKGEYKATPTAPQITTREPQKTVASPVALPAMLRGFTKDGSIHLLGGATLPNGIFVKIVPE, from the coding sequence ATGCCACTTTTCCCCAGCGATTTACCAGAAACTATTTTTGCCCACTGCGATGGAGGCTCCCGCGGAAACCCCGGCCCGTCTGGATATGGAGCTGTCATTACCGACACCGGCGGCCAAAAGATTGCAGAACTTTCTGAATTTTTGGGAATTCGGACGAATAATTATGCGGAGTACTCAGGGCTTCTGGCTGTTTTGGCCTATGCTGTTGAAAATAAGCGTCTTAGCCTCAAGGTCGTATCTGATTCCGAGCTTATGGTGAAGCAGATCCAAGGCAAGTACAAGGTCAACTCGCCCGACCTCAAACCGCTTTGGCAGGAGGCTCGCGACCGCATCGCCAAGCTTAAGTCCTTTGAAATCAGTCATGCACTGCGCCATAAAAACAAGGACGCCGACGCGCTGGCCAATCAGGCCATGGATCGCGGCATGAAAAAAGGCGAATACAAAGCGACACCAACTGCACCACAAATCACCACACGCGAACCACAAAAGACTGTCGCCAGTCCGGTGGCTCTCCCGGCCATGCTGCGTGGCTTCACCAAGGACGGTTCCATCCATCTGCTCGGCGGGGCCACCCTCCCCAACGGCATCTTCGTGAAGATCGTTCCCGAGTAA
- a CDS encoding pyridoxal-phosphate-dependent aminotransferase family protein translates to MIRKTRLFTPGPTPLLPAAQFAMAAADIHHRTAEFRALYTRVLAQLKQFVGTETGDIIVLSSSGTGAMEAAVSNLTSPGDRVLVLTAGKFGERWTALAKAFGCEVDVVSAPYGQTFSLDEVKAALKLETRAVFMQATETSTGVRHCTPGVAKLLKDAGSEALLVVDAITGLGTTHLDMDAWGIDVLIGGSQKAVMIPPGLSYLAVGPKAWDRMEATYNPRYYFDLRKERKNARAGESAYTPAVALIAALGAALDWIAGQAATAENPAGSIAEGRKKLVDNAETIAAMTRAAMLALGMTLFAPDAPSSAATAVVPPAGVDSGIFVKELKSRFGAIITNGQGEMKGQIFRIAHLGFFDYMDTIALIGALEQVIVKSLPQLNAQFGTGLIAAQKLYAEASHPKAEAQKCLCGRTDKACSMQNPAAK, encoded by the coding sequence ATGATCCGCAAAACTCGCCTCTTCACGCCTGGTCCGACCCCCCTTCTTCCCGCCGCCCAGTTCGCCATGGCCGCCGCCGACATCCACCACCGCACGGCCGAGTTCCGCGCTCTCTACACCCGCGTGCTCGCGCAGCTCAAGCAGTTCGTCGGCACGGAGACCGGCGACATCATCGTCCTCTCCAGCTCCGGTACCGGCGCGATGGAAGCCGCCGTCAGCAACCTGACATCCCCCGGAGATCGCGTGCTGGTTCTGACCGCCGGCAAGTTCGGCGAGCGCTGGACGGCTCTCGCGAAGGCCTTTGGATGTGAAGTCGACGTCGTCTCCGCGCCCTACGGCCAGACCTTCTCGCTCGACGAGGTCAAGGCTGCCCTCAAGCTCGAAACTCGCGCCGTCTTCATGCAGGCCACCGAGACCAGCACCGGTGTCCGCCATTGCACGCCCGGCGTCGCCAAGCTGTTGAAGGATGCGGGCTCTGAGGCCCTGCTCGTGGTCGACGCCATCACCGGCCTTGGCACCACGCATCTGGACATGGACGCCTGGGGCATCGACGTGCTCATCGGCGGCTCGCAGAAGGCGGTCATGATTCCGCCCGGCCTCAGCTACCTCGCCGTGGGACCCAAGGCGTGGGATCGCATGGAAGCGACCTACAATCCGCGTTACTACTTCGATCTCCGCAAGGAGCGCAAGAATGCACGCGCAGGCGAGTCCGCCTATACCCCGGCGGTCGCTCTGATCGCGGCGTTAGGTGCAGCGCTCGACTGGATTGCAGGACAGGCTGCTACGGCTGAGAACCCCGCAGGCAGCATTGCGGAAGGCCGCAAGAAGCTCGTCGACAACGCCGAGACGATCGCAGCCATGACCCGCGCGGCCATGCTCGCGCTGGGCATGACGCTCTTTGCGCCCGACGCACCTTCTTCCGCAGCCACCGCCGTGGTGCCCCCCGCGGGCGTGGACTCCGGCATCTTCGTCAAGGAGTTGAAGAGCCGTTTCGGGGCCATCATTACCAACGGCCAGGGCGAGATGAAGGGTCAGATCTTCCGCATCGCCCACCTCGGCTTCTTCGATTACATGGACACCATCGCGCTCATCGGGGCGTTGGAGCAGGTGATCGTCAAGAGCCTACCGCAGCTCAACGCGCAGTTCGGCACCGGTCTCATTGCGGCCCAGAAGCTCTACGCCGAAGCCTCCCACCCCAAGGCCGAGGCCCAGAAATGCCTTTGCGGCCGCACCGACAAAGCCTGCTCCATGCAAAACCCTGCCGCAAAGTAA